A part of Fundulus heteroclitus isolate FHET01 chromosome 23, MU-UCD_Fhet_4.1, whole genome shotgun sequence genomic DNA contains:
- the g3bp1 gene encoding ras GTPase-activating protein-binding protein 1, with protein MVMEKPSAQLVGREFVRQYYTLLNQAPDYLHRFYGKNSSYVHGGLDSNGKPAEAVYGQAEIHKRVMALSFRDCHTKIRHVDAHATLNEGVVVQVMGELSNNMQPMRKFMQTFVLAPEGTVANKFYVHNDVFRYQDEVFGDSDSELPEESEDEELERVHSPDVAPEESAPFYDPTACPEPAVPGDEEEEAAASPEPEHEAEKEAEAGEAELKAETMLETQTESLTIEDQTEKSPPTVVAPTTEPASAPAEAAVSAPEENRFSWASVTSKNLPPSGAVPVSGFPPHVKATPTPQPRLEVKSETQTVQRPQRDQRPREQRPGGPPPPNRGPRPVREGEQGELETRRMVRYPDAHQLFVGNVPHDVDKTELKEFFEQYGNVLELRINSGGKLPNFGFVVFDDSEPVQKILSNRPIKFRGDVRLNVEEKKTRSAREGDRRDVRPRGPGGPGGPRERIGGGPRGPPTRGGMSQKPSFGSGRGAGAAEGRYSAPRQ; from the exons ATGGTGATGGAGAAGCCAAGTGCCCAGCTGGTCGGGCGAGAGTTTGTCCGACAGTATTACACGCTGCTGAACCAGGCTCCAGACTACCTGCACAG GTTTTACGGAAAGAACTCCTCCTACGTCCACGGCGGCCTGGACAGCAATGGCAAACCGGCAGAGGCCGTTTACGGACAGGCC GAGATCCACAAGCGGGTGATGGCTCTGAGTTTCCGGGACTGTCACACTAAGATCCGACACGTGGACGCTCACGCCACCCTGAACGAGGGCGTGGTGGTCCAGGTGATGGGCGAGCTGTCCAACAACATGCAGCCCATGAGGAAGTTCATGCAGACGTTTGTTCTGGCGCCAGAG GGAACGGTTGCAAATAAATTCTACGTCCACAACGACGTGTTTCGCTACCAAGATGAGGTGTTTGGTGACTCGGACTCGGAGCTTCCAGAAG AGTCCGAGGATGAGGAGCTGGAGAGAGTCCACTCCCCTGATGTGGCCCCAGAGGAGTCCGCTCCCTTCTACGACCCCACAGCTTG TCCAGAACCAGCGGTTCCTGGTGACGAGGAGGAAGAAGCTGCAGCGAGCCCAGAACCGGAGCACGAGGCGGAGAAGGAGGCGGAGGCCGGCGAGGCGGAGCTGAAAGCGGAGACGATGCTGGAGACGCAGACGGAGTCGCTCACAATCGAGGATCAGACGGAGAAAAGCCCCCCCACAGTCGTCGCTCCCACCACAGAACCGGCCTCGGCGCCGGCCGAAGCCGCTGTGTCCGCCCCCGAGGAAAACAGG TTCTCCTGGGCGTCGGTCACCAGTAAGAACCTCCCTCCCAGTGGGGCTGTGCCCGTCTCAGGCTTTCCCCCACATGTAAAAGCCACGCCCACACCTCAG CCCAGACTGGAGGTGAAGTCAGAGACCCAGACAGTCCAGAGGCCGCAGAGAGACCAGAGACCCAGAGAACAGCGGCCCGGAGGTCCTCCGCCGCCCAACAGGGGGCCACGGCCAG TTAGAGAAGGAGAGCAAGGTGAGCTGGAGACTCGTCGGATGGTTCGGTACCCGGACGCCCACCAGCTCTTCGTCGGCAACGTTCCTCACGATGTGGACAAGACGGAACTGAAGGAGTTCTTTGAAC AATACGGGAACGTCCTGGAGCTGCGGATCAACAGCGGCGGGAAGCTCCCCAACTTCGGCTTCGTGGTGTTTGACGATTCTGAGCCCGTGCAGAAGATCCTCAGCAACCGG CCCATCAAGTTCAGAGGCGACGTCCGCCTGAACGTGGAGGAGAAGAAGACCCGGTCGGCCAGAGAGGGCGACAGGCGAGACGTGAGGCCCCGCGGTCCAGGCGGCCCCGGCGGCCCCAGAGAGCGAATAGGAGGCGGACCCCGGGGGCCCCCTACCCGCGGCGGCATGTCACAGAAGCCCAGCTTCGGTTCTGGACGGGGCGCCGGCGCCGCCGAGGGGCGCTACTCTGCTCCTCGTCAGTGA